One Ranitomeya imitator isolate aRanImi1 chromosome 1, aRanImi1.pri, whole genome shotgun sequence DNA window includes the following coding sequences:
- the LOC138641566 gene encoding cysteine-rich protein 2-like: MASKCPKCEKTVYFAEKVSSLGKDWHKFCLKCEHCNKTLNAGGHAEHDGKPYCHKPCYASLYGPKGVNIGGAGSYIYRKPSEDKPTSPTTEVAPKVEERKISPAPKTLNKASSITTFTGEPNLCPRCEKKVFFAEKVTSLGKDWHRPCLRCERCSKTLTPGGHAEHDGQPYCHKPCYGILFGPKGVNTGGVGSYIYDKDPETKDQP, from the exons CTGAGAAGGTATCCTCCCTGGGGAAAGATTGGCACAAGTTCTGCCTGAAGTGCGAGCACTGCAATAAGACGCTTAATGCTGGTGGACATGCTGAG CATGATGGAAAACCTTACTGTCACAAGCCTTGTTACGCCTCATTATATGGACCAAAAG GTGTTAATATTGGAGGTGCCGGGTCTTACATCTACAGGAAGCCAAGTGAAGACAAACCAACATCTCCTACTACTGAGGTAGCTCCAAAGGTGGAGGAGAGAAAAATCAGCCCAGCTCCAAAGACTCTCAACAAAG CTTCAAGTATAACCACTTTCACAGGAGAACCCAATTTGTGTCCTCGCTGTGAAAAGAAAGTTTTTTTCG CCGAGAAAGTGACCTCTCTTGGGAAAGACTGGCATCGACCTTGCCTGAGATGTGAACGTTGCTCGAAAACGCTAACTCCTGGTGGCCATGCTGAG CACGATGGGCAGCCCTATTGTCACAAGCCTTGCTACGGAATCCTTTTTGGACCAAAGG GTGTGAACACCGGAGGAGTCGGAAGTTACATCTACGATAAAGATCCAGAGACAAAGGATCAACCCTAA